In Halorubellus sp. JP-L1, one DNA window encodes the following:
- a CDS encoding DUF6360 family protein, giving the protein MVGRLMRVNAYTTLDLVDCKVRTADDEATGLGVANATSAREDPDCVQLQFEADGQPEGVTGHVDELELDPEQARELAADLETHADKVEAAQAGGTED; this is encoded by the coding sequence ATGGTAGGACGCCTGATGCGCGTGAACGCGTACACGACGCTCGACCTCGTCGACTGCAAGGTCCGGACCGCCGACGACGAAGCGACGGGGCTCGGCGTGGCGAACGCGACGAGCGCGCGCGAGGACCCCGACTGCGTGCAGTTGCAGTTCGAGGCCGACGGCCAGCCCGAGGGCGTCACCGGGCACGTCGACGAACTCGAACTCGACCCCGAGCAGGCGCGCGAACTCGCCGCGGATCTCGAGACGCATGCCGATAAGGTCGAGGCGGCGCAGGCGGGCGGCACCGAGGACTGA